The following DNA comes from Streptomyces sp. Ag109_O5-10.
ACGTCCGGGTCGACCCCGACAGCTTCGCCGTGCACATCGACGGAGAGCTGGTCGAGGCGACACCGGCCGCCGAACTTCCCATGGCCCAGCGTTACTTCCTCTTCTGAGAGCGGGTGGGTGCGGTGTCCCGTGCAGCGTTGCTGGTGCTGGCCGACGGCCGCTTTCCCGCCGGAGGGCATGCGCACTCCGGCGGGGCGGAGGCGGCCGTCAAGGCCGGCCGGATCACCGGGGCCGCGAGCCTGGAGGAGTACTGCCGGGGACGGCTGCACACGGCCGGGCTGGTGGCCGGGGCGTTCGCGGCGGCCGCGGTGCTCGGTGCGGGCGTGCGGGAGCTGGACGCGGCGGCCGACGCGCGGACGCCGTCGGCCGCGCTGCGGGGCGCCGCGCGCAGGCTCGGGCGGCAACTGCTGCGGGCGGCGCGGGTGGCCTGGCCCTGTGCCGAACTCGATGCCCTGGCACGGGAGTTCCCCAAAGGGGTCCATCAGCCGGTGGTGTTGGGGGTGGTGGCCAGGGCGGCCGGACTCTCGGCGGAGGACGCGGCGTACTGCGTGGCGTACGAGTGCGTGAGCGGGCCGGCGACGGCGGTGGTGCGGTTGCTGGGGCTGGATCCGTTCCAGGCGACGGGGGTGCTGGCGCGGTTGGCGGGAGAGGTGGACCGGGTGGTCGACCGGGGGGTGGAGGCGGCGCGGGAGGTGGTCGCGGGGGCGGGGGTCGACGCGTTGCCCGCGGCGTCGGCGCCGCTGGCGGAGATCGGGGCGGAGTGGCATGCGGGGTGGGCGGTGCGGCTGTTCGCGTCGTAGGGGGCTTTCTCGCCTCCGCCACCCCTACCCGCCCCGTCCTCCGGAGGTGGGCACCCTTCGACCGCCCGGTTCGGGGGCTGCCGCCCCCGGACCCCGCATCGGCCTCCGGCCTCGCCCTCGAACGCCGGACGAGCTGGAAGTTGCAGAACCGGCCTGTCAGAAGGCCGAGTATCACTTAGGAGCCGCACATGCATCTCGACCATGACCACCACGGTCCCGCCGCCCTCAGCGCCGACGCCCACCGGGCCGACGGGTCCCGCCGTGCCCTCCGTATCGGGCTCGGTGGGCCCGTGGGGTCCGGGAAGACCGCCACCGTCGCCGCGCTGTGCCGGGCTCTGCGGGACGAGTTGTCGCTCGCTGTCGTCACCAATGACATCTACACCCGCGAGGACGCCGAGTTCCTGCTCCGGGAGGCCGTGTTGCCGCCGGAGCGGATCGCCGCCGTCGAGACGGGGGCGTGTCCGCACACCGCGATCAGGGACGACATCTCGGCCAATCTGGAAGCCGTGGAGGACCTGGAGGACGCGGTCGGGCCGCTGGACCTCATCCTCGTCGAGTCGGGTGGGGACAATCTCACCGCCACCTTCTCCAAGGGGCTGGTGGACGCGCAGATCTTCGTGATCGACGTGGCGGGAGGGGACGACATCCCGCGGAAGGGCGGGCCGGGGGTGACCACCGCCGATCTGCTGGTCGTCAACAAGACGGACCTGGCGCCCTACGTCGGGTCGGACCTGGCGCGGATGGCCGTGGACGCCAAGGCGCAGCGGGCCGAACTGCCCGTCGTCTTCCAGTCGTTGCGCAGCGAGGCCGGCGTCGCGGACGTGGCCGCGTGGGTGCGGGAGCGGCTCGTGGCGTGGACCGTATGACGGGGAGGGGCGTCAGCGCCGTCGCTCGGATCGTCGCGCGGGACGACGGGCGGGGCGGTACCTCGCTCCCGGTGCTGGAGGGCGAGGGGCCGCTCGCGCTGCGGCGGACCCGGGGGAGCGGGGCCGAGGCCCGGGTGATGGTCGTCGGGGCGATGAGCGGGCCCCTCGGCGGGGACCGGTTCGGGATCGAGGTCCGGGTCGAGGAAGGGGCCCGGCTGTCCGTCGGGTCGGCCGCCGCGACCATCGCCCTGCCGGGGCAGGTAAAGGAGGAGGCGCGCTACGACGTACGGCTCGATGTCGCGGACGGCGGTGAACTGCGCTGGCTGCCCGAGCAGTTGATCTCGGCCAAGGGGAGTGAGCTGTGCGTGACGACACGCGTCGAGGTCGGCGCACGGGGGCGGCTCGTGGTGCGGGAGGAGCAGGTGCTCGGGCGGGCGGGGGAGGAGCCGGGCCGGCTCGGCAGCCGGCTCACCGTGCGGGTGGCCGGGAGGGCCGTGCTGGATCAGGAGCTGGCCTGCGGGCCCGGGGCGCCGGGCGGCTGGGACGGCGCCGCCGTGCTGGCGGGACATCGCGCGGTCGGGCAACTCGTCATCGTCCGGCCGGAGTTCGCGGAACACCCGATGGGGGCACGGATGCTGGGGGACGGGGCCGCGCTCATGCCGCTCGCCGGGCCCGCGGTGCTGGTGAGTGCGGTGGCGGGCGATGCGCTGCGGCTGCGCCGGGTCCTGGACGAGGCGTTGGCCCAGTTGGGCGGCTGATCGCTCAGCGGGACACCGACGTCCGCTTATCGGATTGGTAAAGACGGCTGTTGAGGCCTGTTCTCAGGGACCTCACAGCCGGAAGGATCTCCCCTGACCATTCGCCATGATGTACGGGGAGGGGCCCACTTGAGGGACAACTTCAGATCGAGGAGCCGGACGCTGGCGCTCGGTTCGGCCGGAGTGCTCGTCACGGCCGGCCTGATCGCCGGTGCCCTCGCGGCACCCGCCGCCGGCGCCGAGGCCCGGCACGGCGGCCAGGACCGCGCGCAGCAGGGCGCGGCGATCGCCGCCGCACGGGCCGCCAAGGCCGGGATCGACTGGGCCGACTGCCCGGCCGACTGGGCCCTGACCAAGCCCGTCCAGTGCGGCTGGGTCAGCGTGCCGCTCGACTACACCGAGCCCTACGGCAAGCAGATCAGGCTCGCCGTCGACCGAATAGGCAACACGGGTACGAAGGCGGAGCGCCAGGGCGCGCTCGTCTACAACCCCGGCGGCCCCGGCGCCTCGGGCATGCGCTTCCCGCTCCGGGTCACCACCAAGAACCCCCTGTGGGTCAACGCCTCGAAGGCGTACGACTTCGTGGGCTTCGACCCGCGCGGTGTCGGCCACTCCGCGCCCATCTCCTGCCAGGACCCGCAGGAGTTCGTGAAGGCCCCCAAGGCCGACCCGGTGCCGGACACCGAGGCCGACAAGACCGCCCAGCGCAAGCTGGCCAAGCAGTACGCGGAAGGCTGCGCCGAGCGCACCGGCCGCGCGATGCTCCAGCAGATGACCACCGCGAACAGCGCCCGCGACCTGGACGTCATCCGGGCCGCGCTCGGCGAGCAGAAGCTCAACTACCTAGGTGTCTCCTACGGCACCTACCTCGGAGCGGTGTACGGAACGCTGTTCCCCGGCCACGTGCGCCGGATGATCGTCGACAGCGTCGTGAACCCGTCGCGGAAGAACATCTGGTACCAGGCCAACCTGGACCAGGACGTCGCCTTCGAGGGCCGCTGGAAGGACTGGGAGGACTGGGTCGCCGCGCACGACTCCGCCTTCCACCTCGGGACCACGCGGGACGCCGTCCAGGCCAAGTGGCTCCAGCTGCGCGCCACCGCCAAGGCGAACCCGATCGGCGGGGTCGTCGGACCGGCCGAGCTGATCGGCTTCTTCCAGAGCGCGCCGTACTACGACTCCTCGTGGGTCCCGGTCGCCACGGTGTTCGCCAAGTACTTCGCCGGTGACACCCAGGCCCTGGTCGACGCCGCCGCCCCGGACCTGACCGACACCGCCGGCAACGCCACCTCGGAGAACGGCAACGCCGTCTACACCGCCGTCGAGTGCACCGACGCCAAGTGGCCCACCGGCTGGCACAGGTGGAACCGCGACAACACCGAGCTCAACAAGCAGTACCCCTTCATGACCTGGGCCAACGCCTGGCTCAACCTGCCGTGTGCCACCTGGCCGGTCCAGCAGCAGACCCCGGTGGAGGTCAGGACCCACAAGGGGCTGCCGCCGGTGCTGATCGTGCAGTCCACCCGTGACGCCGCCACCCCGTACCCCGGCGCCGTCGAACTGCACAGGCGTTTCCAGGGCTCCCGCCTCATCACCGAGCAGGGCGCGGGCTCGCATGGCGTGACCGGCCTGGTCAACCCGTGCATCAACAGCCGTGTGGACACCTACCTGCTCACCGGCAGGCTGGACGGCGCGGACGTCACCTGCACCCCGCACGCCACCCCGCAGCCGTAACCACCGCTCCCGTACGACGACGAGGGGCGGCCGGAACAACTCCGGCCGCCCCTCACCGCTGCGCCCACCGCCTCAACTCAGCGGCGCCCGCGGGAACCTGCGCTCCTTCTCGCCCTTCGCCGCCTGTCCGGCCTTGACGACAGCCGCGTACTCGTCGACGTACTCCTGCTCGGACAGGGTCAGGATGGCGTACATGATCTCGTCGGTGATGGCGCGCAGGACGGCCTTCTCGTGCTCCATCCCGGCGTAGCGGGAGAACTCCAGGGGCTTGCCGAAGCGGATCACGACGGGGTGGACGTTCGGGATGACCTTTCCGGGCGGCTGGGCCTCGAAGGTGCCGATCATCGCGCAGGGGATCACCGGGACACCGGCCCGCAGCGCCATCACGGCCACCCCGACCTTGCCCTTGTACAGGCGGCCGTCGTGCGAGCGGGTGCCCTCCGGATAGATGCCGAGCAACTCGCCCTTGCCCAGTACCCCGAGCCCCTCCCGGATCGCGGCCTGACCGGCCTCCTTGCCGGAGCGGTCCACCGGGATCTGCCCGGCGCTGCGGAAGAAGAAGGCGGTCAGCCGGCCCCGCAGCCCGGGCCCCGTGAAGTACTCGGCCTTGGCGAGGAAGGTGATGCGCCGCTTCAGGACGGCCGGCATCAGAAAGTGGTCGGAGAAGGAGAGGTGGTTGCCGGCGATGATCGCCGGTCCGGTCGCCGGCACATGTTCCAGGCCCTCGATCCGCGGCCGGAACACCACTCTCAACAGCGGCCCCAGCAGTACGTACTTGAGCAGGTAGTAGAACACGGCTCGCCCCTCACTTTGCCAGCTCCCCTGTGGGCTGGTGTGGTCCCAGTTCATTAGTGCTTTCACAGCGTGTGGCTCATGTGCGCCCGTGGTCGTCCGTCGCCGTGTTTCGCCATCCTTGAGCTGACCCCTGGCCGGCCTGCCTGCCGACCGGACAGGTGCTCGGCCGGTGCGGCGGTGTGCCGGGTGACGGGGCTTTCGCGTCCTTACGTCGTCGTGCGTGGGGTTTGGGCCTGGTCGGTGGGCTGCGATGTACCCGGGGCGGATGCTGTCGAGATTTTCTGGATCTTCGGTTCAGTGTCCCAGCGATACGAGGCCGGGTCACTACAAGCGGACACCCTGACGCACCTTTCCCATGGTGCTTGCCCTGGCGCGGGCGGCGGATCGGTCCATTCGGCGGCTCCGGCACGTGCCGGCCTTCGAGGTGTCCGCCGTACCGGGGGCGCCGTGGGCGCGTTATCAGTCCGGCGGAGCAGGTTCCTGTTCCATCCGGTACCCGTGCCCCCGCAACGTGGTGATGCGAGGCAGCCGGACCGGCCGCCCGCCCGTCCGCGCCGCCCCGGGTGAGTGCCAGGTAGGCACCGGGGATCGACAGGGCCGCGGGGGGTGGATCGAAGACGCCGGTGAGGACCTTGACGAGCGTCTCGGACAAGGCCCAGCCGATGCGGGCGCCTCCGGCCAGGCCGACCACGGCCAGCAGCAGGGCCTCGGAGAGGACCATGCCACACAGGTGGTGTCGTTGCGCGCCGAGGACGGTGGCGATGGCGAAGGTGCGGCGGCGTTCGGCGAGTCCGAGGGCGAGGACCAGGCCGCCGGCCCCGGCGGCGAGCAGGACGGCGAAGGCGAGCTCGATGCGGTGAGCCCGGCCAGGTCGACGGAGGTCAGACTGGTGCCGACGGTGCCGCGGGTCTGGGTGAGGCCGGTGACGGTGGCCCGGGTACCGAGCTGCCCCCGCGGGTGGGCGGCGATCCGCTGCTGGTTCGTGCCACCGGTGTCGAGAAGGAAGGCGCCGACCGAGCCGTCACCGGTGGCCTGGGCGACGTAGGCGGCGTTGGCGACGAAGAAGCTGTCCTTGGGGGCGGTGGGGAACTCCTTGGCGATGCCGGCGTGGTGGAAGGGGACCGTGCGCAGCGACTTGGTGCGCGCGTCCTGGATGCGCAGGTCGACGGTGTCGCCCGGGGCCGCGCAGGACGGGACACACGGGGCGGCGGCAAGCGGGTGAGCATGCCGCGGGGCCGCCCGGGTCGATGTCACCCGGGCGGCCCCGTCCGGTGGGGATCAGCCGGTCGGTCCTGCCGGCGTCGTGGTGGTCTTGAAGCCCTCCGTCTTGTTGGCCTGGACGGCGAAGTCGTTGGTGAACGTCTTGCTGAGGTCCACCGAGCCCTTCACGTTGCCGACGAGCTGCTCCGTGGCCAGGGAGGTCTTCGGACCGCCGGCCGGCATGATGCCGTCCGGAAGGAACTGGCCCTTGTCCTCGGTCAGGGCGGTGATGTAGTCGGCCTTGGTCACCAGCTGGTTCGAGACGAACGACACCGGCAGCTTGTTCGCGATGTCGGCCGCGCTGTGCGAGTTGATCCAGTGCATGGTGGCGACCAGCGCGTCGACGACCTTCTGCACCGTGTCCTTGTGCGCGTCCACCCAGTCGGTGCGGGCGAGCACACTGGCCGCGGGGTAGGCACCGCCCATCGCCGCCGTGGCGCCCTGCGTGGTGGCCAGGTCGATCGCGGAGGTGCCGACGCCCTTCTTCTGGATCGCGGCGACCGTCGGCTGCGTCGTCATCACGCAGTCGACCTTGCCGTTCTGCAGCGCGGCGATGGCGGTGGAACCCGCACCGACCCCGATCCGGTGGAACTGACTCGTCTTGACGCCCTTCTTGGCGGCCAGGAACTGGGTGAGCGTGTCGGTGCCCGAGCCCAGGTCGGTGACGCCCAGGGTCTTGCCCTTGAAGTCGGCGCCCGAGGTGACGCCCGACTTCTTGGTGCACATCTCCCGCTCGCCCGGCGCGCCGGACAGCTGGACGACGTCCTCGACCGCCTTGCCCTTCGCCTGGAACTCGATCGTGTGGTTGTACCAGGCACCCGCCATGTCGACCTGCCCCGAGGCCATGGCTTCCTCGGCGCCGACACCGCCGTCCTGCTCGGTGCTGAGCTGGACGTCGACGCCGTACTTCTTGTAGAAGCCGAGGTTCTGGGCGAGCTGGTAGGGCAGGTAGATCTGCTTGTCTATGCCGCCGACCATGAGCTTGACGGTCGGTGTGCCGCCGCTGCTCGCGGTGGTGCTGCCGGAGTTGCTCGAACAGGCGCTGACCGCGCCGAGGGCGAGAACGGCGAGGAGAGACGCGGCAACGGTGGCGGGTCGTCTGGACATGGCTGGCCACATTCCTTTTCTGAGGTCGGACAGGGGAGAACGGGGGAAGGGAAGGGAGGAGTCAGAGGGCGTTCGACGCCTCGGAAGGGGCCGGCGGACGCCAGGACAGCAGCCGGCGTTCGAGCTTGCCGATCACCCACTCGGCGCCGAGCACGATGACCGAGATGACGAGCATCGTCGCGAACACCCCGTTGGGGTCGAAGTTGTTCTGCGCGGTCTTGATGACCAGGCCCAGGCCGCTCTGCGCGCCGAGCACCTCGCCGACCAGCGCGCCGACGATGGCGAAACCGAAGGCGCTGTGCAGGCTGGCGATGATCCACGTGAGCGCGGAGGGCACGGTGACGTGCCGGATGATCTGCAGCTGGGAGGCGCCGAGCACCCTGGCGTTGGCGAGGATGTTGCGGTCGACCTCGCGCACGCCCTGGAAGGCGTTGAAGAACACGATGAAGAACACCAGCACCGCGGCGAGCAGGATCTTCGGCAGCACGCCGATGCCGAACGCGACGATGAAGATCGAGCCGAGGACGATCCGTGGGATCGCGTTGACCATCTTGATGTAGGGGCCGAGGACGTCGGCGAGGAAGCGGCTCTGGCCCAGCGCGACACCGAACACCACACCGGCGACGGCCCCGACGGCGAAGCCGGCGAGTGCCTCCTGGATCGTCGTCCAGATGTTCGCGTAGAAGGACCCGAACTCGGTGCCGTGCCGGAAGAGGTCGACCAGCCGCTTGGCGATACCGGAGGGCTGCCCGAAGAAGAACGGGTCGACGATTCCCCAGGTGGTGAACGCCTGCCAGCCTCCGACGACCAGGACCGCGAGGCCGACGCGGCCGGCCCAGACCTGGGCGGCGCGGCGCCGACGAGCGCGTCTGGCGAGGGCTCCGGCCGAGACAGGGGCGCCGCCCTCGACGGGAGCGGGGGAAACTGCGGACGCCGTGCTCATGCCGTACCTCCTGCGGTGCGTGCGTAGGCGCGCTCCACCTCCTCGCGCAGCGAGTCCCAGATCTGGTGCTGAAGTTCGATGAAGCGGGGCTGGAAGCGGATCTCCTGGACCGAGCCGCGCGGGCGCGGCAGGTCGATGTCGAAGACCGCCTTGACCGAGCCGGGGCTGGATGTCATGACGACGACCCGGTCGGCGAGCGCCACGGCCTCGTCGAGGTCGTGGGTGATGAAGATGACCGACGGGCGGATCTGCTCCCACAGGCCGAGCAGCTCGGTGGACATGATCGCCTTGGTCTGCACGTCCAGGGCGCCGAACGGCTCGTCCATGATCAGGATCCGGGGTTCGTTGATCAGCGCCGCGGCCATCGCCACGCGCTTGCGCATACCGCCGGAGAGCTGGTGCGGATAGCGGTCCTCGAACCCCGCGAGGCCCACCCGGCGCAGCCAGTCGCGTGCCGATGCCTGGGCCTGCTGCTTGGGTACTCTGCGGAAGACGGGGCCCATCAGGACGTTGCCGAGCACGGTCTTCCAGGGCAGCAGCGCGTCGGCCTGGAACATGAAGCTGACGCCGTCGGTGACGCCGTCCACCTCACGGCCGCCGACCTTGACGGAGCCCTCGCTGGGCCGGTCGAGGCCGGAAACCATGCCCAGCGTCGTGGACTTGCCACAGCCGGTCGGGCCCACCACCGCGCAGAACTGGCCGGGCTCCACGGTGAACGAGACGTCCTGCAGCGCCGTGAACACCTCACCGGCGGGAGTCAGAAATCGTTTGGTGAGCCCGGAGATCTCGACTCGCGCGCTGTCCTGGCCGGCTTTCCCGGCGACCGGACTCACCGCGGCATCGTTTCGCGAAGCCATCTGGGTTTGTCTCCTTCCTGACCTCGGGGGTCGAACCTCGGGGGTCGAGGAAGGCAGACGCTAGGGGCCGCCCGGTGTTACGTCGCTGTTTCATCCGTATCTCGCGTAAGCCGTGTTAGCCGGACTTCTGCTCGTTCTGCTCAGCGATCCGGGGGTGGGCAGCGGGCCGGGGCCGGGGGCACAATCACGCCACCACGGGTACGGTGCACAGGCCGCGCCCGGCGGGCGTACGACAGGCGAGAGACACGAGGGACACTGGTGAAACCGATCCGTATCCCGGTCGGACGTGGCGGGAGGGGGCGGCTCTCCGCGCGGATTCTGGCCAATCAGCTGGCCATCCTGGCGCTGACCGGGCTGATCGGTTTCGTGCTGTTCGCCTTCGCGCAGCGGGGCGAGATCGACCGCGCCTACGAGCAGCGGGCGCTGGACATCGCGCAGACCACGGCCGCCGACCCGCAGATCCGGCAGGCCATGGAGTACGGGGGCGGCGGCGACGTGGTGCAGACCGTGGCCCAGCGGATCCGCAGGGCGTCGGGAGCGTCGTACGTGGTCGTGCTCGACCTGCGCGGCATCCGCCACTCCCATCCCGACCCGGCGCTGGTCGGCGAACCGACGGGTGATCCGATCGTGGTGCTGGACGGCAAGCCGCACGTCGGCACCGACCAGGGCGCGACCGGGCGGTCCGCCAACGGCAAGGCTCCGCTGCGCGGGCCCACCGGCAAGCTGGTCGGCGAGGTGTCCGCCGGCATCCCCGAGCAGTACGTGCTGGGCGAGCTGTGGCACGAGCTGCCGACCTTCGGCCTGTACAGTGCCATCGCCGTCGCGCTCGGCTCGGCGGCCGCGTTCCTGCTGGCCGGGCGGCTCAAGCGGACGACGTTCGGACTGGAGCTGGAGGAGATCGCCGGGTTGCTGCAGGACCGCGAGGCGATGCTGCACGGCATCCGTGAGGGAGTCGTCGCCTTCGATCCGGAGGGCAGGATCACGGTCGTCAACGACGAGGCCCGCGACCTGCTCGGCCTGGGCACCGCGCTCGGCAGCACGCTGGCGGAGGTGCTGCCGGACGGGCGGCTGCGCCGCGCCCTGGACGGCACCCTGACCGGGAGTGACATCAGCGTGCTCACCGACGACCACTGCCTGGTCGTCAACCGGATGCCGGTGGCCCTGCACGGCCGTGAGCTGGGCGCCGTGGTCACCGTGCGCGACCGCACCGAGCTCATCGGGCTGCTGCGCGAGCTGGACTCGGTGCGCGGGCTCACCGACGCGCTGCGCGCCCAGCAGCACGAGTTCACCAACCGGATGCACACGGTGGCCGGCCTGCTGGACATCGGCGACCACGGCGCCGCCTACGAGTTCGCCGTCGAGACGGCCGGCGCCGAGCAGGCGCTGACCGAGTCCGTCCGGGAACGGGTCGGCAACCCGCTGCTCGTGGGACTGATCGTCGCCAAGACCACGGTGGCCGCGGAACGC
Coding sequences within:
- a CDS encoding urease accessory protein UreF, whose protein sequence is MSRAALLVLADGRFPAGGHAHSGGAEAAVKAGRITGAASLEEYCRGRLHTAGLVAGAFAAAAVLGAGVRELDAAADARTPSAALRGAARRLGRQLLRAARVAWPCAELDALAREFPKGVHQPVVLGVVARAAGLSAEDAAYCVAYECVSGPATAVVRLLGLDPFQATGVLARLAGEVDRVVDRGVEAAREVVAGAGVDALPAASAPLAEIGAEWHAGWAVRLFAS
- the ureG gene encoding urease accessory protein UreG; the protein is MHLDHDHHGPAALSADAHRADGSRRALRIGLGGPVGSGKTATVAALCRALRDELSLAVVTNDIYTREDAEFLLREAVLPPERIAAVETGACPHTAIRDDISANLEAVEDLEDAVGPLDLILVESGGDNLTATFSKGLVDAQIFVIDVAGGDDIPRKGGPGVTTADLLVVNKTDLAPYVGSDLARMAVDAKAQRAELPVVFQSLRSEAGVADVAAWVRERLVAWTV
- a CDS encoding urease accessory protein UreD — its product is MTGRGVSAVARIVARDDGRGGTSLPVLEGEGPLALRRTRGSGAEARVMVVGAMSGPLGGDRFGIEVRVEEGARLSVGSAAATIALPGQVKEEARYDVRLDVADGGELRWLPEQLISAKGSELCVTTRVEVGARGRLVVREEQVLGRAGEEPGRLGSRLTVRVAGRAVLDQELACGPGAPGGWDGAAVLAGHRAVGQLVIVRPEFAEHPMGARMLGDGAALMPLAGPAVLVSAVAGDALRLRRVLDEALAQLGG
- a CDS encoding alpha/beta hydrolase, yielding MRDNFRSRSRTLALGSAGVLVTAGLIAGALAAPAAGAEARHGGQDRAQQGAAIAAARAAKAGIDWADCPADWALTKPVQCGWVSVPLDYTEPYGKQIRLAVDRIGNTGTKAERQGALVYNPGGPGASGMRFPLRVTTKNPLWVNASKAYDFVGFDPRGVGHSAPISCQDPQEFVKAPKADPVPDTEADKTAQRKLAKQYAEGCAERTGRAMLQQMTTANSARDLDVIRAALGEQKLNYLGVSYGTYLGAVYGTLFPGHVRRMIVDSVVNPSRKNIWYQANLDQDVAFEGRWKDWEDWVAAHDSAFHLGTTRDAVQAKWLQLRATAKANPIGGVVGPAELIGFFQSAPYYDSSWVPVATVFAKYFAGDTQALVDAAAPDLTDTAGNATSENGNAVYTAVECTDAKWPTGWHRWNRDNTELNKQYPFMTWANAWLNLPCATWPVQQQTPVEVRTHKGLPPVLIVQSTRDAATPYPGAVELHRRFQGSRLITEQGAGSHGVTGLVNPCINSRVDTYLLTGRLDGADVTCTPHATPQP
- a CDS encoding 1-acyl-sn-glycerol-3-phosphate acyltransferase, coding for MFYYLLKYVLLGPLLRVVFRPRIEGLEHVPATGPAIIAGNHLSFSDHFLMPAVLKRRITFLAKAEYFTGPGLRGRLTAFFFRSAGQIPVDRSGKEAGQAAIREGLGVLGKGELLGIYPEGTRSHDGRLYKGKVGVAVMALRAGVPVIPCAMIGTFEAQPPGKVIPNVHPVVIRFGKPLEFSRYAGMEHEKAVLRAITDEIMYAILTLSEQEYVDEYAAVVKAGQAAKGEKERRFPRAPLS
- a CDS encoding ABC transporter permease produces the protein MELAFAVLLAAGAGGLVLALGLAERRRTFAIATVLGAQRHHLCGMVLSEALLLAVVGLAGGARIGWALSETLVKVLTGVFDPPPAALSIPGAYLALTRGGADGRAAGPAASHHHVAGARVPDGTGTCSAGLITRPRRPRYGGHLEGRHVPEPPNGPIRRPRQGKHHGKGASGCPLVVTRPRIAGTLNRRSRKSRQHPPRVHRSPPTRPKPHARRRKDAKAPSPGTPPHRPSTCPVGRQAGQGSAQGWRNTATDDHGRT
- a CDS encoding ABC transporter substrate-binding protein gives rise to the protein MSRRPATVAASLLAVLALGAVSACSSNSGSTTASSGGTPTVKLMVGGIDKQIYLPYQLAQNLGFYKKYGVDVQLSTEQDGGVGAEEAMASGQVDMAGAWYNHTIEFQAKGKAVEDVVQLSGAPGEREMCTKKSGVTSGADFKGKTLGVTDLGSGTDTLTQFLAAKKGVKTSQFHRIGVGAGSTAIAALQNGKVDCVMTTQPTVAAIQKKGVGTSAIDLATTQGATAAMGGAYPAASVLARTDWVDAHKDTVQKVVDALVATMHWINSHSAADIANKLPVSFVSNQLVTKADYITALTEDKGQFLPDGIMPAGGPKTSLATEQLVGNVKGSVDLSKTFTNDFAVQANKTEGFKTTTTPAGPTG
- a CDS encoding ABC transporter permease, producing MSTASAVSPAPVEGGAPVSAGALARRARRRRAAQVWAGRVGLAVLVVGGWQAFTTWGIVDPFFFGQPSGIAKRLVDLFRHGTEFGSFYANIWTTIQEALAGFAVGAVAGVVFGVALGQSRFLADVLGPYIKMVNAIPRIVLGSIFIVAFGIGVLPKILLAAVLVFFIVFFNAFQGVREVDRNILANARVLGASQLQIIRHVTVPSALTWIIASLHSAFGFAIVGALVGEVLGAQSGLGLVIKTAQNNFDPNGVFATMLVISVIVLGAEWVIGKLERRLLSWRPPAPSEASNAL
- a CDS encoding ABC transporter ATP-binding protein — encoded protein: MASRNDAAVSPVAGKAGQDSARVEISGLTKRFLTPAGEVFTALQDVSFTVEPGQFCAVVGPTGCGKSTTLGMVSGLDRPSEGSVKVGGREVDGVTDGVSFMFQADALLPWKTVLGNVLMGPVFRRVPKQQAQASARDWLRRVGLAGFEDRYPHQLSGGMRKRVAMAAALINEPRILIMDEPFGALDVQTKAIMSTELLGLWEQIRPSVIFITHDLDEAVALADRVVVMTSSPGSVKAVFDIDLPRPRGSVQEIRFQPRFIELQHQIWDSLREEVERAYARTAGGTA
- a CDS encoding sensor histidine kinase, whose amino-acid sequence is MKPIRIPVGRGGRGRLSARILANQLAILALTGLIGFVLFAFAQRGEIDRAYEQRALDIAQTTAADPQIRQAMEYGGGGDVVQTVAQRIRRASGASYVVVLDLRGIRHSHPDPALVGEPTGDPIVVLDGKPHVGTDQGATGRSANGKAPLRGPTGKLVGEVSAGIPEQYVLGELWHELPTFGLYSAIAVALGSAAAFLLAGRLKRTTFGLELEEIAGLLQDREAMLHGIREGVVAFDPEGRITVVNDEARDLLGLGTALGSTLAEVLPDGRLRRALDGTLTGSDISVLTDDHCLVVNRMPVALHGRELGAVVTVRDRTELIGLLRELDSVRGLTDALRAQQHEFTNRMHTVAGLLDIGDHGAAYEFAVETAGAEQALTESVRERVGNPLLVGLIVAKTTVAAERGVRIVLSDDSALGEDPPHLRRLLTIVGNLLDNAIDASTNAPARPSGCEVRLSLIEAVDVVRVEVADTGPGIPPGATESIFEDGWSTRPDRGTARRGLGLALVHRLVQRHGGTITVSEGPGAVFTVTLPVPDTAPAPRGALFTTALPVPVGAPEGIAGGDRW